From the genome of Lawsonella clevelandensis, one region includes:
- a CDS encoding NAD(P)-dependent malic enzyme, whose product MTEEEVLQYHINGKLDVALHSPLDSQHDLSVAYTPGVALACNDIYDKPEDAKLYTWAGRLVAVVSDGTAVLGLGNIGPSAALPVMEGKCALFKQFSGLNAIPIVLDTTDPDEIVETCIRLQPSFGAINLEDISAPRCFEIEDRLKEALDIPVMHDDQHGTAVVVLAGMINACRLTGRKPEDLKVVVSGAGAAGVACTKIILNAGVKNVIVLDSQGIVSRGREGLNPVKEALAEITNPDNIVGGQAEAFEGADVFVGVSAGHVAEDIVAEMAPDAMIFSLSNPDPEIPVDVAHRHASIVATGRSDYPNQLNNVLAFPGIFRGALDARSTAITDEMLQAAAEAIADVIDSKDLSPDYIIPSPLDPRVCPAVTAAVKAVAEANK is encoded by the coding sequence GTGACAGAAGAAGAGGTTCTTCAGTATCACATCAACGGCAAACTCGACGTCGCCCTGCACTCGCCCCTCGATTCGCAGCACGATCTCTCTGTTGCTTACACTCCCGGTGTTGCACTTGCCTGCAACGATATTTATGACAAGCCAGAAGATGCCAAGCTCTACACCTGGGCTGGCCGCCTCGTAGCGGTGGTCAGTGATGGAACTGCCGTGCTCGGACTCGGGAATATCGGACCGTCCGCAGCGCTTCCGGTAATGGAAGGCAAGTGTGCCCTCTTTAAGCAGTTCTCCGGCCTCAACGCCATTCCGATTGTGCTCGACACCACGGATCCGGACGAGATTGTCGAGACCTGCATCCGTCTGCAGCCAAGCTTTGGCGCCATCAACCTCGAAGATATTTCCGCTCCCCGTTGCTTCGAAATCGAAGATCGGTTAAAGGAAGCTCTTGATATTCCGGTGATGCACGACGATCAGCACGGTACCGCAGTAGTGGTACTGGCCGGCATGATCAACGCCTGCCGACTCACTGGCCGTAAGCCCGAGGACCTCAAGGTCGTCGTGTCAGGCGCCGGTGCTGCCGGTGTTGCCTGCACCAAGATTATTCTTAACGCTGGTGTCAAGAACGTCATCGTGCTTGACTCCCAAGGTATTGTGTCCCGCGGCAGAGAAGGTCTGAACCCTGTTAAGGAAGCTCTGGCAGAGATCACCAACCCCGACAATATTGTGGGTGGCCAGGCAGAAGCCTTCGAAGGCGCGGACGTCTTCGTGGGTGTCTCCGCTGGACATGTGGCGGAAGACATTGTAGCGGAGATGGCACCTGATGCCATGATCTTCTCCCTCTCCAACCCGGATCCCGAAATCCCTGTTGATGTTGCACACCGCCATGCCTCTATCGTGGCGACTGGCCGCTCGGACTACCCGAACCAGCTCAACAATGTACTGGCTTTCCCCGGTATTTTCCGCGGCGCGCTCGATGCCCGCTCTACCGCGATTACAGATGAGATGCTGCAGGCCGCAGCAGAGGCCATCGCCGACGTTATCGACTCGAAGGATCTGTCTCCCGACTACATCATTCCGTCGCCACTCGATCCACGCGTCTGCCCGGCAGTTACCGCCGCAGTCAAGGCGGTTGCTGAAGCCAACAAGTAG
- a CDS encoding dTDP-4-dehydrorhamnose 3,5-epimerase family protein: MRVLQLPLPYCYAFEAPTFPDDRGFFSAPFHAPTFIDNVGYQLSVRQTNLSPTRRGAVRGIHFADVPPGQAKYIYAAHGRLLDVLVDLRVGSPTFSQYVAIELSPESGTAVFLPEGMGHLVIGFTDDAALSYLCSEAYNPPAEHGINPLDPALGLPFHDWCATYHLGEPDALILSPKDKNAPTLAAAQESGLLPRYDECVAFYHGLRHTSSENSTR, encoded by the coding sequence ATGCGGGTATTACAACTTCCACTCCCTTACTGCTATGCCTTCGAGGCACCTACTTTTCCAGATGATCGGGGCTTCTTTTCCGCCCCATTTCACGCCCCTACCTTTATCGATAACGTGGGCTACCAGCTCTCGGTTCGCCAAACGAATCTCAGCCCCACCCGCCGCGGAGCGGTTCGCGGAATTCACTTCGCAGATGTTCCACCCGGCCAAGCAAAATATATTTACGCAGCTCACGGTCGTTTATTGGATGTACTCGTCGACCTCAGAGTGGGATCCCCCACATTTTCCCAGTATGTTGCCATCGAATTGTCCCCAGAAAGCGGGACCGCAGTCTTCCTACCAGAGGGAATGGGCCATCTTGTGATTGGCTTCACAGATGACGCTGCATTGAGCTATCTCTGTTCGGAGGCCTACAACCCACCGGCAGAACACGGCATTAACCCTCTCGACCCCGCCCTGGGATTACCTTTCCACGACTGGTGCGCAACGTATCACCTGGGGGAGCCAGACGCGCTCATTCTCTCCCCTAAAGATAAAAATGCCCCCACGCTGGCAGCTGCACAAGAATCCGGACTCCTTCCCCGCTACGATGAATGTGTCGCCTTCTACCACGGCCTGCGCCACACTTCGTCTGAAAACTCCACTCGTTAG
- a CDS encoding magnesium and cobalt transport protein CorA — protein MGFTSFWDKLFNPKKSTQEERDDNVHIPTAQATIGCDVYDENGQHIDRAFDYRSGFHWVEEHPDHFVWLQLRDPNRRQMVHVGRVYDLHELLVEDCSTDHQRPKLEAFDDCLTLVARTLRYVDHEVIDNPADAVETGEVVLVAGKNYFISIQHGKGHSLDHVHKRLSHNPEDLAQGPMMCFYRAVDHVVDSYLKVAALMDNDIDDLEEEVFDPSTDIDIDEIYAVKREVLEIKHLISPLRTPLHELCNSDQIYVNEDIRSYFRDVEDHLLRAISDVHGFDEVLSSLVDAAAAKVGVQQNIISRALSAWAAIIAVPTLIASIYGMNFNFMPLLQFDGAYYAILALMAIWAITMYIVFRRKKWL, from the coding sequence ATGGGTTTTACCTCCTTCTGGGACAAACTATTTAACCCCAAAAAATCTACTCAAGAAGAGCGCGACGATAACGTTCATATCCCCACCGCCCAAGCCACCATCGGGTGCGATGTCTACGACGAAAACGGGCAACACATTGATCGCGCATTCGACTACCGAAGCGGCTTTCACTGGGTAGAAGAACACCCTGACCATTTCGTCTGGCTCCAACTCCGCGACCCCAATCGTCGCCAAATGGTACATGTAGGACGTGTCTACGACTTACACGAACTACTCGTCGAAGACTGCTCTACCGACCATCAACGCCCCAAGCTAGAAGCCTTCGATGACTGCCTCACCCTCGTCGCACGTACTCTCCGCTATGTCGACCATGAAGTGATCGACAATCCTGCCGACGCTGTTGAGACTGGCGAAGTCGTCCTTGTTGCCGGGAAGAATTACTTCATTTCTATCCAACATGGGAAAGGCCACAGCCTCGACCACGTCCACAAACGCCTCTCTCATAACCCAGAAGACCTCGCCCAAGGCCCCATGATGTGCTTCTATAGAGCCGTCGACCATGTCGTCGACTCCTATCTCAAAGTTGCTGCACTCATGGACAACGACATCGACGACCTAGAAGAGGAAGTCTTCGACCCTTCCACAGATATCGACATTGATGAAATCTATGCGGTTAAACGAGAAGTCCTAGAGATCAAACACTTGATCTCGCCCCTTCGCACGCCATTACACGAACTCTGCAATAGCGATCAGATCTACGTCAACGAAGACATCCGCAGTTACTTCCGCGACGTCGAAGACCACCTGCTACGTGCTATCTCCGATGTACACGGGTTCGACGAAGTTCTCAGCTCCCTCGTTGACGCTGCAGCAGCGAAGGTCGGCGTGCAACAAAACATTATCAGCCGTGCACTATCCGCCTGGGCCGCAATTATTGCTGTCCCTACGCTCATCGCCAGTATCTACGGCATGAACTTCAACTTCATGCCGCTTCTGCAATTTGATGGAGCCTACTACGCAATACTTGCTCTCATGGCAATCTGGGCCATCACCATGTACATCGTATTCAGACGAAAGAAATGGCTTTAG